A region of the Microbulbifer pacificus genome:
TCTTGTGAGGTTTCCGACACGATTGATCCTCTGGTTTATCTCGACGGACGGTACGTAGGAATTGACTCAATGAGTACTTGTTCAGAAGTGTAGAGTTCGAGCCGCACTCTTTTAAGGGACTATCTCTCAGGTGGCTACCATCGCTCCATACAGACTGGTTTTCTGTATGGAGCTTTTTTTCGCCCGGGATCAATTTGAAGAACATCCGCCCGATACCCCGGACGATAAGCACAAAAGGCCTGTCGTATATCTACATAACCAAGCTCGTAGATATACGACAGTTAGTCATTACTCGCAGTCGGAAAACTGATACTCTGCAAACTGAACTCGCAGATCTTTTTTGCTGATCTTTCCTGTTGCTGTGTGTGAAATTTCGTCGACAAATTCAACACCATCCGGCATCCACCACTTAGCAATCTTGCCCTCAAGCCAACCGAGCATATCGAGTTTCTCAATTGCAGTTTTGCCTGACCGAACAATCAACAGTAACGGACGCTCGCCCCACTTGGCGTGACGAACACCAATCACCGCAGCTTCAGCGACGCCGGGATGGCCTACGGCAACATTTTCTATATCAATGGAACTGATCCACTCCCCGCCGGATTTTATGACGTCCTTGGTACGGTCGGTGATTCGCATGTATCCATTGGCGTCCATGGTTCCTACGTCCCCTGTGGCGAACCAACCATCTTCGTCGTGCGAACCATAAACACCACCAGAATCCTTGAAATAGCCACTACTGATCCATGGACCTCGGACTCGAAACTCACCTACGGACTTACCATCCCATGGAAGCTCTTCGCCATTATCATTCACGATTTTAATACTGACGCCATAAATTGGCCGTCCCTGCAACTGGCGAATAGAGTCAAGTTCCGCCTTTTCGAGCTGTTCCATACCGGGTTTCAGCGAATTAAGAGCACCCAGAGGACCGGTTTCAGTCATGCCCCACGCATGATGCACCTCCACCGCATACTTGTCTCGGAACTCATCCATGATCGAAAGAGGGCAAGCTGAGCCGCCGACAACGACACGTTGAAGCGACGGTACATTGCTGCCGCTTTCACTGAGAAACTTGAGCAGCCCAAGCCAAACCGTAGGCACCCCGGCCGAGAATGTAACTTCTTCTTTCTCTATCAAGGAATGGAGTGTCGCACCATCACCCATCTTCGCGCCGGGGAACACCATCTTAGCCCCGACCATTGCAGCCGTGTACGGAAGGTTCCAGGCATTGACGTGGAACATAGGCACAATCGGCATAACCACATCACGGATCGAAATATTCATCCCATCGGGAAGTGCAGCTCCATAGGAATGAAGAACTATTGAACGGTGTGAGTACAATACGCCTTTCGGGTTGCCGGTTGTTCCCGACGTATAACAGAGGGAGCAAGCATCAGTTTCATTGAGCTCAGGCCACGAGATCGTGCTGCGAGTATTCGCTATGAATGACTCATAACTTTCCGCACCTCGCAGGGTCGTTGTTGGCATGTGCTCATCGTCCGTCAATACAACAAATTTTTCGATGCATGCAACGCGATTTTGAATTGATTCCGCTAAAGATATGAAATCCGGATCAAGAAAGAGTATGCGGTCCTCAGCATGGTTTACGATGTACTCAATCTGTTCTTCAAACAGACGGGGATTAATTGTGTGACAGATGAAGCCGCTACAGCCTACGGCGTAGTATATCTCTAGGTGGCGATAATCATTCCAGGCTAGAGTAGCTATCCTATCCGACCGTTTGATGCCGTAGTCGATCAAGGCATTGGCAAGCTTGCGAACACGGAGGAATGCATCTTTGTAGGTAAACCGGTGTAGCGAGTTGTCCTTAGTTACTGAGACGATTTCACTATCTGGAAACTGCCTTTCGGCGAACTCCATGATGCTAGTCACGGTCAACTGTGAGTCCATCATCAGACCCTTCATACTTTGATTCCTTATTTATGTTTATTGTTTTTCATGATTCAGTCTCTTAAGAAGATGAATCTATTTTAAGACTTGTTACATTTTCAGAAGTAACGAGAAGATTAATGTTCCTGATCACGAACGCCGTTAACAAGTGTTCCTACACCCTGAACCTCGACTTCGACCTTGTCTCCCGCCTTCAGTAAATTCTTCGTGGTAAATCCAATGCCTGCGGGCGATCCTGTCACGATGACATCGCCAGGTTCAAGCCAGGTAAACTCTGAGATATACGAAACCAACTCTGCGAACCCAAAAATTAGATCCTCGATAAACATTTCTTGTACCAGATCACCATTGAGCCTTGTTGTGAGACTAAGTGCTGAGGCATCAACTTCGTCGCTGGTAACCAAATATGGACCGAACCCACCGCTTCGGTAAGCATTTTTTCCAGCTGTGACCTGATTGGATGACATCTGATACTCGCGCGCACTGCCATCGTTAAACGGTGCGAAACCTGCAACACAGTCCATGGCCTTCGATATGGATACGTTACGGGCGCGTTTTCCGATGATTAGGGCGATTTCACCTTCATAGTCAAAAGCATTTTCTAGTGCTGGCTTTTCCAGGTCCTGCCCGGACGGTACCAATGTTGCTGAACTTCGCAAAAATAGAATTGGTTTTGATGGCTTTTCCTCAAGCCGAAGTGCCGCCTTGACCTCCTCAAAATGAGAATGTGTGTTCAAGCCTACACACCAGATCGTTCCGGGATTTGGAATCGGCGGCAATAGCTCAACCTCATCGATAGAGATAACCGAATTACTAGCTGCTACGGCAGCGTGAGCGGACTCCATAGCTGGCCGTCCTGCGGCAAGAAAGCTCTTTAAGTCAGGGGCAATGTCAGTGAGATCAACGATATAGTCACCCCGAATAGCACCGAACCCGGTCTTGCCCTTATTTCTGTAACTGCCAAATTTCATTCTTCGAACCTCTGTCAATACTGAAATACCGACGCGTAATATTAATCCATGGCACATTTGCTTTATTACGGCTATGCAAGTAGCGAAATCGGCGCTCCCGAATCACGAGGAATCCAATTAGCTGGATCCCTACCGGGACAGTTCAATCGCTCTGCCCCATTGTCAATACACTCGGTGCATTAACTACTTTGCACAGTGGGGTAAGCAAGCTTGCCACCGCGGGCCAAGTTCTACATCGGCGGGTAGCCCTTCAATCGCCTGATACCGTAATTATCAAACAGAGCACGAGCCTCTCGCGCTCCCAGCTTGCCTTTGTGTGGATCTGTTGAAGTAAAAGGAATCACTAATCTACTATTAGGCAACACTCACTTCCTTGTTGTCCCGGTATTGCAGCCGAAGGCTAGACTTCAATAGTTTACCGGCACTGTTACGTGGCAATTCCGCTATTCGTTGAGTTACCTTTGGTATTTTGTAGCGGGCTAGTTTTCCGGACAAAAATTCCGAAAGTTCTACCGCAGTTACCTCACTGGTATCGCTGACGTAAAACACACAGCCTACTTCCCCCCACTTTTCGTCAGGAATACCTATC
Encoded here:
- a CDS encoding long-chain-fatty-acid--CoA ligase — its product is MKGLMMDSQLTVTSIMEFAERQFPDSEIVSVTKDNSLHRFTYKDAFLRVRKLANALIDYGIKRSDRIATLAWNDYRHLEIYYAVGCSGFICHTINPRLFEEQIEYIVNHAEDRILFLDPDFISLAESIQNRVACIEKFVVLTDDEHMPTTTLRGAESYESFIANTRSTISWPELNETDACSLCYTSGTTGNPKGVLYSHRSIVLHSYGAALPDGMNISIRDVVMPIVPMFHVNAWNLPYTAAMVGAKMVFPGAKMGDGATLHSLIEKEEVTFSAGVPTVWLGLLKFLSESGSNVPSLQRVVVGGSACPLSIMDEFRDKYAVEVHHAWGMTETGPLGALNSLKPGMEQLEKAELDSIRQLQGRPIYGVSIKIVNDNGEELPWDGKSVGEFRVRGPWISSGYFKDSGGVYGSHDEDGWFATGDVGTMDANGYMRITDRTKDVIKSGGEWISSIDIENVAVGHPGVAEAAVIGVRHAKWGERPLLLIVRSGKTAIEKLDMLGWLEGKIAKWWMPDGVEFVDEISHTATGKISKKDLRVQFAEYQFSDCE
- a CDS encoding fumarylacetoacetate hydrolase family protein — encoded protein: MKFGSYRNKGKTGFGAIRGDYIVDLTDIAPDLKSFLAAGRPAMESAHAAVAASNSVISIDEVELLPPIPNPGTIWCVGLNTHSHFEEVKAALRLEEKPSKPILFLRSSATLVPSGQDLEKPALENAFDYEGEIALIIGKRARNVSISKAMDCVAGFAPFNDGSAREYQMSSNQVTAGKNAYRSGGFGPYLVTSDEVDASALSLTTRLNGDLVQEMFIEDLIFGFAELVSYISEFTWLEPGDVIVTGSPAGIGFTTKNLLKAGDKVEVEVQGVGTLVNGVRDQEH